The Deltaproteobacteria bacterium genome has a window encoding:
- a CDS encoding cryptochrome/photolyase family protein yields the protein MTKSVLVLMGNQLFPKSALAAFRNQPIYMAEDLGLCTYFRFHKAKIALFLGAMRQRRDELRNDGFSVYYHELNEDHQSYEERLIKLLKAESIKQVDLFEIEDRPFALRLAEALKVAGVAIKWHQSPMFLTSRDEFKTYLQGTKKPFMKTFYEWQRRRLNVLMTTDGDPVGGRWSFDTENRNRLPKGLSLPSKPISKPTAATKKVLGLVEKQFKNHPGSLDHFALTISRDEALRWLGEFLEQKLDDFGPYEDAITKSSAFVFHSVLSPALNLGLITPREVIDATLKAFKAARNPSLIASVEGFVRQVIGWREFIRGIDQNYGTKQETTNFFAHERRLTPSWYEGSTGIPILDDSIKKVLQFGYTHHIERLMILSNLMLLSEIHPQDVYRWFMEMFVDSSDWVMGPNVYGMGQHSDGGIFATKPYICGSNYLLKMSDYESGDWTDIVDGLYWRFIDRKREYYLRNPRTSMAVRQFDKIADARKKKLAAAADKFLAEHTSI from the coding sequence ATGACAAAGAGTGTACTAGTTTTAATGGGTAATCAATTGTTTCCAAAGTCTGCTCTAGCAGCATTTCGGAACCAACCCATTTATATGGCCGAGGACCTCGGACTTTGCACCTATTTTCGCTTCCACAAGGCCAAGATTGCCCTCTTCCTAGGCGCGATGAGGCAACGCCGCGATGAACTCCGAAATGACGGCTTTTCCGTTTATTATCATGAACTTAATGAAGACCATCAAAGCTACGAAGAGCGTCTGATTAAGCTACTAAAAGCCGAATCAATTAAACAGGTCGATCTCTTTGAAATAGAGGATCGCCCCTTCGCCCTCCGCCTAGCCGAAGCCTTGAAGGTCGCCGGTGTCGCTATAAAATGGCACCAATCCCCCATGTTTCTCACCTCACGGGATGAGTTTAAGACCTATCTACAGGGGACCAAGAAGCCGTTCATGAAAACCTTTTATGAATGGCAGCGCCGACGCCTTAACGTCCTCATGACCACAGATGGGGACCCAGTGGGAGGTCGCTGGAGCTTCGATACCGAAAATCGCAATCGACTACCTAAGGGCTTAAGTCTTCCATCTAAGCCTATTAGTAAGCCAACAGCTGCAACTAAAAAGGTCCTAGGATTGGTCGAAAAGCAATTCAAAAATCATCCAGGCTCGCTGGACCATTTTGCCCTCACCATCAGTCGCGACGAAGCGCTAAGGTGGCTCGGCGAATTCCTTGAGCAAAAGCTCGACGACTTTGGCCCCTACGAGGACGCCATCACGAAGTCGTCGGCCTTTGTTTTCCATAGCGTCCTCAGCCCCGCCTTGAATTTAGGGCTAATCACTCCACGCGAAGTCATTGACGCCACTCTCAAAGCATTCAAGGCAGCACGCAATCCAAGTCTCATCGCCTCGGTCGAGGGCTTTGTGCGGCAAGTTATTGGATGGCGTGAGTTTATTCGTGGGATAGATCAAAACTATGGAACCAAACAGGAAACGACGAATTTTTTTGCGCATGAGCGACGGCTCACACCTAGCTGGTATGAAGGCTCGACGGGAATCCCCATACTAGATGACTCTATTAAAAAAGTGCTTCAGTTTGGTTATACACATCATATCGAACGCCTAATGATTCTGAGTAATCTCATGCTCCTAAGTGAGATTCATCCTCAGGATGTTTATCGGTGGTTCATGGAAATGTTTGTCGACTCTAGCGACTGGGTGATGGGGCCTAACGTCTACGGTATGGGACAGCATTCCGATGGCGGCATTTTTGCGACTAAGCCGTATATTTGTGGCTCAAATTATCTACTCAAGATGAGCGACTATGAAAGTGGCGACTGGACCGATATTGTCGACGGACTATACTGGCGATTTATCGATCGAAAACGAGAGTACTACCTGCGTAACCCTCGCACGTCGATGGCTGTCAGACAATTCGATAAGATCGCAGATGCTAGGAAAAAGAAACTAGCAGCTGCGGCTGACAAATTTTTGGCTGAACACACCTCAATTTAA
- a CDS encoding TerC family protein produces MPTVIFPFAEYWWFYLAFTAFVLMLLVVDLGVFHRHARAVSIRESAGWSLVWVSLALLFNAGLYTYVKHKFSSDAALVATTGMTPDVAASRVALEFLTGFIIEKSLAVDNIFVFVVVFSFFAVPSIYQHRVLFFGIMGALVFRGIFIALGAALLKFHWVMMLVGVFLIFTGFKMIFSQDEEPNPADNPVIKWVRRVLPVTPEIHGQSFFKRIDGRLYATPLLLGLIFIEVSDIVFAIDSVPAIFGITREPLIVYTSNIFAILGLRSLYFLLAGVVDKFYYLKYAIALVLVFVGSKMTWISKVIGEELSMGWSLSIIGGFLAGGIVASLLATARQTDE; encoded by the coding sequence GTGCCGACAGTAATTTTTCCATTCGCAGAATATTGGTGGTTCTATCTTGCCTTCACTGCCTTCGTGCTAATGCTGCTGGTGGTAGACCTCGGGGTCTTTCACCGTCACGCACGGGCGGTCTCCATCCGCGAATCTGCCGGGTGGAGCTTGGTCTGGGTGAGCTTGGCACTGCTCTTCAATGCCGGACTCTATACCTACGTGAAGCATAAGTTCTCTAGTGATGCTGCCCTAGTTGCAACTACCGGTATGACGCCTGATGTTGCTGCCAGTCGTGTTGCGCTTGAATTTCTCACCGGCTTCATCATCGAAAAGTCGCTGGCTGTCGATAACATTTTTGTCTTCGTTGTCGTATTTTCCTTTTTTGCGGTACCGTCCATTTACCAACATCGGGTGCTCTTTTTTGGAATCATGGGAGCTCTTGTCTTCCGCGGGATATTCATTGCCCTTGGCGCAGCCCTCTTGAAGTTTCATTGGGTGATGATGTTGGTCGGGGTGTTCTTGATTTTCACTGGCTTCAAGATGATCTTCAGTCAGGATGAGGAGCCAAATCCCGCCGACAACCCAGTCATCAAATGGGTGAGACGCGTTTTACCGGTCACCCCGGAGATTCACGGCCAAAGTTTCTTCAAACGCATCGATGGCAGGCTTTACGCCACTCCTCTACTGCTCGGGCTCATTTTTATCGAAGTGTCGGACATTGTTTTTGCGATCGATTCCGTTCCCGCCATCTTTGGGATCACGAGGGAACCTCTAATCGTTTACACCTCCAACATCTTTGCGATCCTTGGCTTGCGTTCACTCTACTTCCTCCTAGCTGGAGTGGTGGATAAGTTTTATTACCTGAAATATGCTATTGCCCTCGTCTTAGTGTTCGTTGGATCGAAGATGACCTGGATCAGCAAGGTCATCGGCGAGGAACTGTCCATGGGATGGTCGCTCAGCATTATCGGTGGTTTTCTCGCTGGTGGGATAGTCGCGTCTCTACTCGCAACGGCGCGTCAAACTGATGAGTGA
- the cobT gene encoding nicotinate-nucleotide--dimethylbenzimidazole phosphoribosyltransferase: protein MSDILGDGAFGLQKYAVPELAADRLAEFETLLANKTKPPGSLGVLEDIAKRLCQIQNTVTPRVLLPTIVVFAADHGIAEEGVSAYPQSVTAAMVSNFLRGGAAINVLARESQAELVVVDAGVKTGPVSQHGLISARIGSGTRNFLRGPAMTSDQLEAAMKRGRDVVDEVHERGCNTIGFGEMGIGNTSSAAVMISILCRVPLSQCVGPGTGLAERDRKHKISILESGVAHAPELKTPKAVMAYFGGFELAMMCGAMLRAGELRMAQLVDGFSATAAFLVANSLEPRLVDYSFFSHLSTEPGHELALKHLGVKSLLQLSMRLGEGTGCAVALPVLRMAAALVREMATFDEAKIARAGQV, encoded by the coding sequence ATGAGTGACATCTTAGGCGACGGCGCATTTGGCCTACAGAAATATGCTGTGCCGGAGTTGGCGGCAGACCGGCTGGCGGAATTTGAGACTTTACTAGCGAATAAGACTAAGCCGCCGGGGTCACTCGGAGTGCTAGAGGACATAGCCAAGCGCTTATGCCAGATTCAGAACACTGTCACTCCTCGGGTGCTGCTACCGACTATAGTCGTCTTTGCTGCTGACCATGGCATCGCGGAGGAGGGCGTGAGCGCCTATCCGCAAAGTGTCACGGCGGCGATGGTGTCAAACTTCTTGCGAGGTGGAGCCGCCATCAACGTTCTCGCTAGAGAGAGTCAGGCGGAACTCGTGGTGGTTGATGCAGGAGTCAAAACGGGGCCTGTCTCGCAGCACGGTCTGATCAGCGCACGCATTGGCTCGGGCACGCGCAATTTTCTGCGTGGCCCAGCGATGACTAGTGATCAACTCGAGGCAGCGATGAAGCGTGGTCGGGACGTGGTCGACGAGGTGCACGAGCGAGGCTGCAACACGATTGGTTTCGGAGAAATGGGTATTGGCAACACTTCATCAGCCGCTGTGATGATCAGCATTCTTTGTCGTGTCCCTCTCTCGCAATGTGTCGGTCCCGGTACAGGTCTAGCTGAGCGAGATCGGAAGCATAAAATCTCGATCCTTGAGTCGGGGGTGGCGCATGCGCCTGAGCTTAAAACACCTAAGGCGGTCATGGCTTATTTCGGCGGCTTTGAACTGGCGATGATGTGCGGTGCAATGCTTAGAGCTGGCGAGCTTCGTATGGCACAATTGGTAGATGGGTTCTCGGCGACGGCGGCCTTTTTAGTCGCTAATTCCCTGGAGCCGCGTCTAGTCGATTACAGTTTCTTCTCCCATCTGTCGACAGAACCGGGGCATGAACTAGCTTTGAAGCATCTCGGTGTCAAATCATTGCTCCAGCTATCTATGCGTCTCGGCGAGGGCACTGGGTGCGCCGTTGCGTTACCAGTACTTCGGATGGCTGCAGCTCTAGTTCGTGAGATGGCAACCTTTGATGAAGCTAAAATAGCTAGGGCAGGGCAAGTGTGA
- a CDS encoding adenosylcobinamide-GDP ribazoletransferase, which translates to MVSWLHRQMVFVASAAMYLTRLRMPRKLTDVNPSLNLIAPYFPLVGGLVGAIAALVYRGALLVLPSDVAVMLSMAATIYTTGAFHEDGFADVCDGFGGGWTKEKILTIMKDSRIGAFGAVGVVMILGMKYQALSHIDHSSMIWTMITAHALSRSMPVAMSYFLVNARDDAERADLKPSFHNQNFGQMMLALVFGTLPLIASGQLNFIFAVPLMGITTWYMGRFFKRWVGGYTGDCCGAVQQVTEVVFYLTVLATAKL; encoded by the coding sequence ATGGTGAGTTGGTTGCACCGGCAAATGGTTTTTGTGGCATCTGCCGCCATGTACCTCACGAGATTGCGCATGCCCCGCAAGCTGACTGACGTTAATCCTAGCCTGAATCTAATCGCGCCTTATTTCCCATTAGTTGGGGGTTTAGTCGGTGCTATTGCGGCACTGGTATATCGCGGAGCGCTATTAGTATTGCCGTCTGATGTGGCTGTCATGCTAAGCATGGCGGCAACGATTTATACGACTGGTGCCTTCCACGAAGACGGTTTCGCCGATGTTTGTGATGGTTTTGGCGGTGGTTGGACGAAGGAGAAAATACTAACCATCATGAAGGACTCGCGCATTGGCGCCTTTGGCGCGGTCGGAGTCGTTATGATTCTAGGGATGAAATACCAGGCGCTCTCCCACATCGACCATAGCAGCATGATCTGGACAATGATTACAGCTCACGCTCTGAGTCGTTCTATGCCAGTGGCCATGTCGTATTTTTTGGTTAACGCCCGTGACGATGCTGAACGTGCCGATTTGAAGCCAAGTTTTCATAACCAAAATTTTGGACAAATGATGCTAGCCCTCGTCTTTGGGACTTTACCCCTAATCGCGAGTGGTCAGCTAAATTTCATTTTTGCCGTGCCGTTAATGGGAATTACGACCTGGTATATGGGTCGGTTTTTCAAACGTTGGGTCGGTGGCTATACCGGGGACTGCTGTGGTGCCGTGCAGCAAGTGACCGAGGTGGTCTTTTACTTGACGGTACTAGCGACCGCTAAGTTGTAA
- a CDS encoding ferrochelatase, producing MRTLSHESRRRAAVAGMAALLSASGLVGCRTTKSAGQSGVASATDGDDTVAVLLASHGDIDSISELESYIKVSFQKNVGIPLPYWVRPAISDPAYKLSVGEVQSQYEVIGATKYRENTQKQIDALAKALKDAGIKAKTYYGFNFTTPFIADTMEQIKKDGIKKVIVFNQGAQCSWASQGENMEDVRDYLTEHPEFDGDVIGYREYSNDTRFRDLLHDVIIRDVKDKFGDKTPSSQTCVLMASHGLPTRMTDDGDPAIKQMKDAFSYVANKAKPYRFYHGFLNDDFIPGATWAQPEASDAAKKMRSDGCRNILMDSRLSFTVNHRATMFDLDTEARQIFGIKDPKQNWQAALTWTKPKVELANQFDGDPGYAKLLTELTKEALARKGDLEIIKERGKPVYPKPPVKEWCESKRL from the coding sequence ATGAGAACTCTGTCGCACGAATCCCGGCGTCGAGCCGCGGTGGCTGGCATGGCTGCACTACTTAGTGCTTCCGGGCTTGTAGGCTGTAGAACCACTAAAAGTGCGGGCCAAAGCGGCGTTGCCTCGGCTACCGACGGCGACGATACGGTTGCCGTACTGCTCGCGTCACACGGAGATATTGACTCAATCAGCGAGCTAGAGTCGTACATTAAAGTATCGTTCCAAAAGAACGTGGGCATACCGCTTCCCTACTGGGTACGCCCCGCCATCAGTGACCCGGCCTACAAACTATCTGTGGGCGAAGTCCAATCGCAGTACGAGGTAATTGGTGCGACTAAATACCGCGAGAACACTCAAAAGCAGATTGATGCCCTGGCAAAGGCTCTAAAGGACGCCGGTATCAAAGCCAAGACGTACTATGGCTTCAACTTCACCACTCCATTTATTGCAGACACGATGGAGCAAATTAAAAAGGACGGCATCAAAAAAGTCATCGTATTTAACCAAGGAGCACAGTGCTCGTGGGCGTCCCAAGGCGAAAATATGGAAGACGTCCGCGACTACCTGACCGAGCATCCAGAATTTGATGGCGACGTCATCGGCTACCGCGAATACTCGAATGACACTCGGTTCCGCGACTTACTCCACGACGTCATCATACGTGACGTTAAAGATAAATTTGGCGACAAAACGCCGTCGAGCCAAACTTGCGTGCTGATGGCCTCTCACGGCCTACCGACTCGAATGACCGACGACGGTGACCCAGCCATAAAGCAGATGAAAGACGCTTTCAGCTACGTTGCTAATAAGGCAAAACCATATCGCTTCTACCACGGCTTCCTCAACGATGACTTTATCCCAGGTGCCACCTGGGCCCAACCCGAAGCATCTGACGCCGCTAAGAAGATGCGTAGCGATGGTTGTCGCAACATCCTAATGGATTCTCGCCTCTCCTTCACGGTTAACCATAGAGCCACCATGTTTGACCTTGATACGGAAGCACGCCAAATTTTTGGAATCAAAGATCCGAAACAAAACTGGCAAGCCGCGCTCACTTGGACTAAACCAAAAGTTGAGCTCGCCAACCAATTTGACGGCGATCCAGGCTACGCTAAACTGCTCACGGAACTAACAAAAGAGGCTCTGGCTCGCAAAGGTGATCTTGAAATCATCAAAGAGCGCGGCAAGCCGGTCTATCCAAAACCACCTGTTAAAGAATGGTGCGAGTCGAAAAGACTCTGA